The genomic stretch AGACAAATATCATTTTAATACATGGTGTAAACGCCAAATGCGTAAAGGAGATCTAAATTCAAGAAAAGATGTAAATGCATATGAGTTTTTAATTGGAGTAAGTGACGAAAAGTGCTTCATTTTGAATTCTAGCACATGAGCCACAGAATTTAATTGTCAACAAATGTTGTTGCATTAAATCCAAGTGGATATTCTAGCAACATTagaattagaaaaaaaaaacaagaagaagtAGAAACCCAACTCTAGCCATACAAATGACAAAATATATGAATTAAATATCAAATATATTGTAATATAATGTCTAGATTTCAATTATTTTCCATACCTCTCGTATTCTAATTTAGGGTAGGATTTCACAATCCTTGACAAACCAATATTTGGGTGCTAGAGGGGCAAAACTAGTTTGCCCTCTTAACCCTAGCCGTGCTTCACattaatcacaattgaagtgCATATTGTTTCTTTGTTAGCACTTCGTAGATGAAGATTTTGGTAAGAATTGGAAACTGGAATAGTAAAAAAGGGAGGGCCAATTTAGGACCGTCCCTAAACTTTAGGGATGATTAGTGCAATTCCTTTGTTTGAATACGTTTACGCGTATAACATAAGGTAGCTAGTAAAGTGACGCCAATTAATTCCCTAAGAAAGTGGCTCATTGGCGTCAGTTAAGGAAAATCCATTGAATATCTCAGTAACTTGCAAGAATTACTAGAGTCTGAGCAAGGACGGCCGTTTCGTGGTCAATGGCCTTCTTTTTCAGAAGCCATGCTTGATTGGTCtcatttagtcaattaaatttTAATTCCTACAAGTCAATTAAATTTTAATTCCTACAACTTGGCATTGACAATTGGATGCAATTCTCTATTTTGTCGAAAGATTATTCTCTAACCATTCAACCTTGATTCctttataaaaattataaaattatcaCCCACCTCTTGAGTTGCAACATTTGCTTAGAAGAAATTTGTCCTTTCATGAAAAGAATGACATTAAACACGCTTTTTATCTTGCGCTCTCCGGTACGGTATAGGCAAAGAACCCccaaaaaattgtcaaaaaagttttaatttttgagATTTAAAGGACTATAAGTCtctaaaaactttttttttataagtgagaagttttatatttataatcTCTTACTTACAAACCCTTCCCCTCTAATCCCTAAAAACTTCATTAATTATTAAACGCCGTGAGTTTGCGAGTTTTACCTTATAAAATGGGAAAATACACTTTACTGTCCATAATATATCTTCTTTTATGTCCAAAGATAAAATCCTCAATTTAACGTCTATTTCTTGTATACTTATTTTTTGAGTAGGGAATGGATGAAATTTAAGAAATggaaagaggaaaagagaaatTGAATCGAAGACcatacattttctatacttGCGTATGCTACATAATAAACCAtaacatttattttttcttaacaTGTAGTTATTCATTTTCTCTAATTGTGGCTACATATAtcacaaaacaaaaacagatCCTACTGTGTGTGATACAGATCATGATTTGGTTTAATTTGACTCGGGCTTTTCTCTAAGAAAAGAAAGCCAAATATCTACGTCTCCATGTTGTATGAATAATTAGAAGGATTTAACTTCTTTTTACGTCCTCGAACTATTAAGTACTCGTGAATAGTGATTTCTACGTCCAAATTGCACCttgtcaaaaccctaatccaagtctttcttcaaatcaactttGAACCCCACTGGTAGTGGCGTTGAATGCTGAACACTTGATAACTCGGAATATAACTTGGTCATTGCTTATTGTTGAATCATGTCCCAGTTCATCAAACACTTTCGGCAAACATCATCTGAGGTTGCAACGAATCTTTGGTTCTGTCACGGAATATGGAGATTCTCCCAAACTACTTAGCAGCTATGACATTATTTGATATCATACCTAGCATGCATCCAGCAAGTGTTAAGCCCAATCCAAATTTAGTATAGACTTACTGTACATAAACAATGACTTTTCAGTTGTCCCCTTTAGTTGTTTTCATCCACTGCAAATTACTACTGGCATGCAAGTTTAGATTTTAGGGTGACTTAACAAACATTAGCCTCTTCATGATAATTTATTAGCAAACCCTTTTGACTTTCTGTGTTTATGAGGTTTTCAATGGTGAACTCACAGCATCTTTGGACGTGCAGATTTTCAACGACAATTTTATTCTCTCAATAATTTTGCTACCTAATCATATACgccccgtttggattagctgttttttggggtatttttgaaaaattttgctgtagcagagtttttagattatattttgggatattttcagaaaatattctgggatatttaagagtagaagagtttctagaatatattttgagatattttttaaaattttaaaaaaatttaaactaatttttaaagtaccttttagagtattttttaaaaaattttattgtatttaaaaaactaatttttgaaaaacactcccaTAGTATTTGGCAAGTACTATGCCATTTATTTGTAAATGGATATAGTATAAACAGTTGTTTGTAGTATGTTTTACTTGCATGAAGGACTGCGAGTTTGGAGATGCACGAAATCGTTTTCGTGAACATGCCTTTGTCGAAACAAAGATCAAGCACAAGGCAGGCTAGGCACTGAGATAAACTTCACATTTGGCAACAATTCTTTTGATGATGGACCACCTAAAACTAAAAGTTTTGATGCCAAAACTTCACGATTATTTTGTCTTAGTCTTATTAAGCGAAGGCAATTAATCTTGGGCATTTTAGATTCAGGAATAAACCAAAATTGTATGGCCAAATGGTACATTTATCTTGTCTTTCATTTATAGGACTCCATATTGAGTAGCATTCTTCAATGTAACCAAAATAGAAACCAGTTATTCTTCAAGAGTTTGGTATACAGGACACGAATAAAGATTTTTCTTAACAGGATATTGTCCTGTTAAGCGCTGGGAATGGTGTTAGGCGTCTTAGATTTTAAAGGCTGCCAACATTGAAAGATCAAATGGCACATTTTACTTTCTTGTCATTTTGCTCAAATAACTCAATTGAATCGCCGCCTTTTTTTTTGCCGAATCTCTTTTCTGTTCTTCCACTTAGTTTCTTAGGTAAGAATTGGGATCTAACACGAAATGATCATTCTACCTTGTGGAAATGATGGTAGTTGATCTCAAATACCTATATTTGCCCATAGCCTTCTGCAGTGCAGAAGTTAATTGGGGTTTATTAACTGTCTAAACTCTAAACTAAAAAGTCTATAGCTAGACTAAagtatcaaaaaaaaaaaaaatctaaagacTGAGAAAAGGAACTCGAATGGTCTGGGCTTCTACAAGTTCAATAACCTGGGTTAAAGGAACTTGAATGGTGAAACCTTGAGAAAAAAGATGGATAATCATTAGTGCTACACCTAAAATCTCAAAGCTTCACCATTCTACACCTAGACATTCCCCAAAAGTAAGACCAAAATTTATTAAAGTGGAAAACGCTGATGTTTCTCCTATGAAGATTAAAAAAGTTCGATGCTCGGCGAAACGTCTAGCCTTCCTGTGATGGCAGCTGAATGATGAAAAACGCCCTGGACCAGTTTCCTCTTACCACCATCTGCATATTCTGGACAATTCTCCAATCTCCAATAAACAACAACTAATTAAAACTGGCCGGCTGGCTTTCTAGCTGTAGGATCATAAAAGATCGTTCAACATCTCATTCATCAGAGAAGCAAAAACCTCAACTTCCAACTCCAAAGCCACTTCCTCTTTCTCCTCATTCAGCTTCCTCCACGTCCATCCTCTTTCCATGTCGCGAATATAAGCTTCCCTGTTCTTTTGCACATCCCATTCCAGAAACAGTTCGCGTGGTTGCCCCATAATCCAGCTATTCGCGACCTTTAGCAGCTCATCATCAAGTTTCACCCTTCTAGTTAGCACCTTAGCATGTTCGGGGCTGCTACTGtcctcttccattccttccTTAAAGAAATCCAAGAGTAGGTTGTCATGATCAGCCTTGAAATGTTGGCTGATTGATGGGATTGTGGCCTTCACCAGCTGAAGCAATTTGAATGGTTTATCCGATGCTTGATTCTCCTCCTCTTCGCTGTCCAATATGAAGACAGATTCTGATGAATGACGCTGAGGGCTTTCATTTGATTCTTGATCAGACTCTGATAATGCAATTCTTTTTTGCAGGTTCACAGGTTCCAGCTGAGTGAGCCTTTCAAATCTGTTGATCTTCTTCATTAGCCTTTTCTTAGTTCCTGCTAACCAAAAGTTGACACATTCTCTTAATTAGTGACACTTTCAATTCACAAAATTTGTCTAATATTGATTTTGAGTTTGGGCGACCAATTGTACTATCTATAACAAAAAGTTCACCATGTTGTTCCCAACACTCAACTATCAGTTTCAGAAGAAATCAAATCAAGTCATTTAGTTAGTAAATGCAAATCagggcatttttttttctttaaattttggGCAAGTCCAAAGTATTATCTATCTTGTACATATCGTACAATTTATAGCTaggattgaaaaaaaagaatgcaTGTATCGGACTTTTCAGAGTTGATTCATTGGCCTTTATGAGACCCTTTCAGTCCATTAGACTATGGCATAGTTATCCAGAGGACAAAAAAGGTAGGAGAGCAACGATGAAAACAAACTTGAATATCTCTTcctcaaccaaaaaaaaaaaaaaaaaaagaatatctcaaatagatttttatggtaaaaaaaaaaatagatatttTGCCCTCCTCAAAATGAAAGGCATGATTAAATAGTTGCTGTGGGAGCGAGAGAGATGTCACCTTCCTTACGTGCAAGTCTATGTTGAAAAGGTGAGGAAACCTCATCATCCTCATCAAATGGGCAGTCTAACACGGACACTGGACTGAACTGTTCCCTCTCATCTTCACTTGGCCACTTCTGTTCATATTTCACGATTTAAACTCAAGTTAGAATACCAAAGTACAAAACATTTCttaaagaataataataatttggAGAAcccaaaaagcaaaaaaaaaaagtcaattaactcttctttcctttctttgggGCTAAAAAACCCATCTCTACATAAGTCACAGTAGGCTACAAAGCCCCTTGAATAGTTCATCTGGGCTGCTTAATGCAACGCAAAcataaggagaaaaaaaaacaagaggtCAAGTTGATTCCGAAGGTTCAAGGGAACTTTCCCTCTTTCCCTGTATCATTTTATCAACCCTTTCTAGTAAAAAAATTTCCAGGCCATAGTCAGCCCTCAAAAAGTTTTCTCCAACATTCAATCAAGCTTATGGCAATTAGAGAGAACACATGAACCTGCAGAAATTATTAGCAGTAGTAGTAGCATTTATATTCATGTTTTGGTCTCACAATAAATGCCACAAAAGCATGAAATACGTATTCATTCATTGGAATGTCCTATGCATTGAACTTTGGCAGTTCCTTACAAAATAAATACTCTCTCAGAAAAGGATAAAGATTCCGAAACCATTCAGAAAAAGAGAAATGATGGATAACAAATGTGATGTTGATGGATAAGTACTAAGTAGGACCGCTTAATAGTTAATACCCCATTTTCCAACGATTTATCATTATATTAGCTCCTGTGAGTAGCTCGGTTCGGTTGGAACTGATCGTCAGTCCTTATAGTAAGGCCCCAAGTTCAATTCTCACTTTATTATTGTTGTTGAACATCTTTGAGACGAGCTCTACCTAACCTGGAGATTAGTTTGGGTGATCCCATGATACCCCTCTAGACCGAAAAAAAATCATTATATTAAGAATTTCCTGCCCAAAATGGATTAATTGTTTGTTGGGTCAAACAATTACTAGGATGTTTCTTTTGTAAGCAAATGGGCACAAAATTTAAAGGCCCACGAGAAGTAAAACGTTAATCCCAAGACCAGTTCTTGGACGGTCAGAAGTCAACCCCTTACTAATTTGACAAGGTGTGAGACACCTGTCCGCCTAGTGCCAACTTTAAttagggtttgtttggatagtaaattcatctcaaataatatttcgtttgcatcataaacacatttttcaatccacctttttatattttcaaccacttttttatcttacatacatcacatcacaaaaaatgatatagtaattatttcaaataatatttcacatttctatccaaacaaatccaAATAATCTTCTTAGGTTTACCTTCCTTTCTTAATTTTTGATAGGCGGTCTTTAGCGCATTTTTTTTCAAGTATAAGTGAGAAAACTCAAATCTTGCACCTCGTATTTACAATTTTTTTCAGTACCATCCAATCTGTCTCTCTTTTATGTTAGCTTAACAAACTATTTGTCAAGTTCTTAAAGATTGGTTATtcgtctaaaaaaaaaataaaaaaggagagagagagaaaccaTTTAAATCTAAAGATAGTTAAATATTCAAACGAATAATAAACTATTTTTATACCGTCAAAGATTAATATACAATTTAACAGTTTTGTGCCCGTGATCAAGAGCCCAATGCTGTGTTTTGACAACAAAAGATATGCATAAAAGATACAAGTAATTAGAACAAATAATTTATTTGGTACAAAAGaagtattttattttgattctaCAAATTTGCTCATTTTAATAATGTTTCAATTAACTCAATCGTATTAACATAGTGGCTTATTAGGTTTTAGGACAATCAACAATGTTTTCAAGTCACCTTGCtaaacaaaaggggaaagggaaaaagtaagaagaaaaatggaattgaaTATACCTTATATTTTGTCCTAGTTCCAATTTTTAAGTTAATTGAACGAAAATACCTGACATTAATGCGCCCAGAATTAGCAGTATTCTTCACTTAATTTATGGGTGAATCCTATTAGTAATATTGGACAAGGGTAATTTAGGAAAATAGAACCAAGGAGGACCAATCTGCTACTTCGCACACCAGTGTCCTAAGTTTCTTAAAGGAATTCGAACACCGCACATCTTGCGAGTAGACGACACTTGGCGGAATGACCACCGTCGAATCACTAAATGGCATTTAAGTTTCACGGTCTCGAGATGCAGTATACAAGTTACCCAATACTTTTCCGCACGTGTGCATCCTCAGAAAACCCGGTAGGTCCAGCTGTTTAGCTCCATCCTTACCGCTGTGAAAATTTATTCTCCTCGAAAAGCCCTCAACATTTATTTTAACCagttcaaattttcaaaattttgaataccCTACTAATAATTAATAATTCAATAGCTTGGAAGAGGAGAATTGAATTAGACAGTAAGGTCAAATGAAATATTCTAAATTCaaaatcttccattttttttttttaacaaacaaaAATGATACCTGTAAATTCAAAACCTCCCACTTAGTAACTCAAATTATCATTCATCTCCATCTTTTATCCAATTACCATATAAAATATGCACGAAGGTACAATGGTATGAAGAAGTAAATACTACTTCGAAAACAATGATGGAGATGCTTTACCTACTAAACTTTTCCTTTCAGGTAAACTGATCATGCAATGATACGAACAGACTAGAGAAATGCAAATCATCAACTACCATTTTGGTTTGTGTTCCCAATTCTGTCACGGCTTTAGAAAAGGCAAAGTCAAGTACATTTATTAGGCATCAATAATGGAATGGATGGTAAAGATGATTGTATTCTAGACGTTTTATTGCAATCACAATCAAAGGTGGCTCAACAACAGACAAAAGCAATTAAAAAACAATGATCTGGGAGGATGGACATGGAGGAAGAAGTAAACAAATCAAGAACGAACTGTACCATCATCAAAATGAAAGTACGGCCTTGTTTGAattgtattttcttgaattttttttatagaaaaattactgtaatgTATATgggaaaaaaggtaatagaaatgtaatcacggaaaacgacataattttttggcaaaaaatagCTGTCCAAACGGGGCCTTAGTagaattttatttcttttgcagataaaaataaaatttaattggACCACTAGCAAAAGACTGACCTTGATGATATTAGAGCTGGTGCAGCTATCACTGCTGCTGGAAGTTGCGGCTATGGAATCATCACCACCGACTTTTACTGCTGCTCTTTTGCTGCCGACCACTTTGTCGTTTGGTAAACGCTTGCTAAGGTAGTAGGAGTAATTTTTATTTCTGAAAGTATTCTCCACCAAAACGACATCGTGGTGGATCTCATTTAAAATTTTAACCTCAGAAGAGTTACCGCTGGCGGTGGAATCATCTGAGGCAGTAAAATCACTGTCCCACCAACTGTTACTCTCGCTACTAGAACTATAGCGATCGccggtggtggtggtggtggtggtgaaaTCCGACGGCGGAGATGTATTCTGGACAATGAGCTGGCTAATGGGTTCCAACCGTGGGATCTCTTTCCGATCATTTCTCTTCCAGAAGCTCCGTTTGAGAAGCTTTCTTGAGAGACTTCTGGGTAAAAGAGTTAATCTGAGCTTACTAGaagaagtggaagatgaagactTGACGGCCGCAAATGGGAGGCTCTTGACGGCGTTAATAGCTCTTTGAAAAGCTGATGGTAATGGTTTTGAGGGATTTTTAAGAGGTGGTCTTTTGAAGTGCTTAGGTGGCTTGTTCTTGAGGTTGATTTCGAGGAGAAATCCAACGGAAGTGCAGCATTGTCTGCGTGGATATGTTCGAAAACCACTCGAGGAACATGAGCTCAGATCATCAAGAAGATAATCTTTTAGCATCAATGGCTTTCTTAACGTTTGCGGCTTTGCTAAACTCAGCTCCATTTTAGCTAATTAAGAATGAGCTGCAGATTCACGGGGGAGACAGGAAATTTAACTGAAGGTATAGTGAAGAAAAAGGCAGAGAAATGATGATCGGAGCTTAGTTAATGAAGAAGCTGGGAAAGGATCAGAAATGAAAGAGAGAGCATTTGAGTTCGAATGCTGAATGCAAAGGCAGGTGAAGGAAGTAAATGAAAGTGATAAATGTATTGCATATTGGCAACAGTTGAAATAAGTTCCGAGTAAGAGCCAAGAAAGTAAGTTCGATGCTTGGGGGGGTTACTACTGTATTTATAGCTAGAGAGGAAAGGATGCTAGAGAAGCCTGGGGGAGAGGTAATTGAAGGTGAGAGGGAGCTTCGAGAGGTGAAGATCCCAAGGTGGAAAAttgcaggaaaaaaaaaaagaaattgaatcagAGTGGAAGGATCGACACTGAGAatccagagagagagaggagcaGCTAGGTGGATGGATTGATAAAAATATGAGCAAATCTGCGGAGCAAAGTTGCTGGATGAAGAGAAAGACAAAAGTATAGAAGGGAGTGGAGCAGTAGAAGAAGAAGCTTCTTGGATTGTAGTGATGGTTTTTTGAATCTCAAGTTTGATTAGTTTAATGTTTTCTATTCAAGTTTGGGTCAGTTTGAAGTTGCATCGTCTTTGATTAATTTATTGTACGTACGTGTAagatttgtttatttgtttgtttgCAAATCTCGGCTGTTAGTGTTAGTGTTAGACTCACTAATGACCCTAGTTGACCTTGTTTATCGAAAAAAAATATGTGCTGCAAATCTACAGGTTTTAGTCACGCGCTTCTTCTTCTGCGTTTTTGCATGcccagtatatatatatattgtctATTTCAAGCCTCGTTAAAATGAATTTCAAGagttcaaattttgaaaaaaataatgttaaTTAAGAAAAACATATAAGTGCAACATAGGATAATAATCATCAGTGTGTAAATTCATATAATAGATTAAGTGTATTTAATATATTGGCCAggaaaaccctttttttttatcttttaattttacatttaattCAGGGAGTTAATGTCTAGGAGTGAATATACATGGAAGAATTTAATGACATCACTACCTTCACGATTTCAATCTCTGACACCGGTCAGCACTAATCATGGCTTTGCATTTAAGGTGTCTTAATTTTTGTCATTATTACAGTTAGACCCCAAGTTTTTTTGTCCTCTTTTCATTGAATCAAATAGATGCTAAAATAGTAAAAGTCGTCCTTGCATTTGTGTTGGTGAACTCGTTAGAAAAAGATTTTTATGAGTTCCCGATCACAACAAATCAATAAGCCAAAATATGGACCACTTGTACGATTGATGGGTTTTCCTGGTTACTTTCAAAtacttatttcattttttttttc from Coffea eugenioides isolate CCC68of chromosome 8, Ceug_1.0, whole genome shotgun sequence encodes the following:
- the LOC113781148 gene encoding uncharacterized protein LOC113781148 isoform X2 yields the protein MELSLAKPQTLRKPLMLKDYLLDDLSSCSSSGFRTYPRRQCCTSVGFLLEINLKNKPPKHFKRPPLKNPSKPLPSAFQRAINAVKSLPFAAVKSSSSTSSSKLRLTLLPRSLSRKLLKRSFWKRNDRKEIPRLEPISQLIVQNTSPPSDFTTTTTTTGDRYSSSSESNSWWDSDFTASDDSTASGNSSEVKILNEIHHDVVLVENTFRNKNYSYYLSKRLPNDKVVGSKRAAVKVGGDDSIAATSSSSDSCTSSNIIKKWPSEDEREQFSPVSVLDCPFDEDDEVSSPFQHRLARKEGTKKRLMKKINRFERLTQLEPVNLQKRIALSESDQESNESPQRHSSESVFILDSEEEENQASDKPFKLLQLVKATIPSISQHFKADHDNLLLDFFKEGMEEDSSSPEHAKVLTRRVKLDDELLKVANSWIMGQPRELFLEWDVQKNREAYIRDMERGWTWRKLNEEKEEVALELEVEVFASLMNEMLNDLL
- the LOC113781148 gene encoding uncharacterized protein LOC113781148 isoform X3, with translation MELSLAKPQTLRKPLMLKDYLLDDLSSCSSSGFRTYPRRQCCTSVGFLLEINLKNKPPKHFKRPPLKNPSKPLPSAFQRAINAVKSLPFAAVKSSSSTSSSKLRLTLLPRSLSRKLLKRSFWKRNDRKEIPRLEPISQLIVQNTSPPSDFTTTTTTTGDRYSSSSESNSWWDSDFTASDDSTASGNSSEVKILNEIHHDVVLVENTFRNKNYSYYLSKRLPNDKVVGSKRAAVKVGGDDSIAATSSSSDSCTSSNIIKKWPSEDEREQFSPVSVLDCPFDEDDEVSSPFQHRLARTKKRLMKKINRFERLTQLEPVNLQKRIALSESDQESNESPQRHSSESVFILDSEEEENQASDKPFKLLQLVKATIPSISQHFKADHDNLLLDFFKEGMEEDSSSPEHAKVLTRRVKLDDELLKVANSWIMGQPRELFLEWDVQKNREAYIRDMERGWTWRKLNEEKEEVALELEVEVFASLMNEMLNDLL
- the LOC113781148 gene encoding uncharacterized protein LOC113781148 isoform X1 produces the protein MELSLAKPQTLRKPLMLKDYLLDDLSSCSSSGFRTYPRRQCCTSVGFLLEINLKNKPPKHFKRPPLKNPSKPLPSAFQRAINAVKSLPFAAVKSSSSTSSSKLRLTLLPRSLSRKLLKRSFWKRNDRKEIPRLEPISQLIVQNTSPPSDFTTTTTTTGDRYSSSSESNSWWDSDFTASDDSTASGNSSEVKILNEIHHDVVLVENTFRNKNYSYYLSKRLPNDKVVGSKRAAVKVGGDDSIAATSSSSDSCTSSNIIKKWPSEDEREQFSPVSVLDCPFDEDDEVSSPFQHRLARKEAGTKKRLMKKINRFERLTQLEPVNLQKRIALSESDQESNESPQRHSSESVFILDSEEEENQASDKPFKLLQLVKATIPSISQHFKADHDNLLLDFFKEGMEEDSSSPEHAKVLTRRVKLDDELLKVANSWIMGQPRELFLEWDVQKNREAYIRDMERGWTWRKLNEEKEEVALELEVEVFASLMNEMLNDLL